From Brachyspira hampsonii:
GGAAGATGATACTCAAGCCTATCATTAACCAAACATACTATAAAATCATGACGCTTTCTCGTAATATCTATTTCCTTTTTAGGAAGTTCACAGCAGGCATCTGTTATCAAAAAAGTGATGCTGTCTCTTTTCTGTATTCTGTTAAAATATTCTAAGGCACTATCAACATTAGTCTGCGTGCTTTTAGGAGTAAATTCTATAAGCTCTCTTATTATTCTAAGAACATGATTTTTGCCTTTATTTAAAGGAATAAATTTCTCCACCGTATCAGTAAATATTAAAAGTCCCACCTTATCATTATTTTTTAAAGCTGAAAAGCTAAGCAATGCACTAAGCTCAACTATCAAATTATGTTTTGTTTTAGTGAATCCGAAATCTGTGGATGCTGAAAAATCGGCAAGTATTACAACACTAAGTTCTCTTTCTTCTCTAAACCGTTTTATGAAAGGCTCATTATATCTAGCACTAACCTTCCAATCCATAGCTCTAACATCATCGCCTATAGTATATTTTCTAACTTCATCAAATTCTATACCCTGCCCTTTAAAAGCAGAATGATACTGCCCTGCAAAATATGAGTTCACTATTCTCGAAGTTTTTATCTCTATTTGTCTTACGGATTTAAGTAAATCCTGAGTTGTTATGCCGCTGTCTTTAAACATTGATATCCTATCATTTTTTTATTGTGTATAATATTATATTATTAAGAAATAAAAAACAATACCTTTAGTAAAATGAATGATTAAAATTCTTTATATTTTATTGATGCTATCTTATATATGCATAAAACAACATGCCTATACCAAATGACTTCTACTGTATTTTTTGTTAATAGATAATAAGATTGTTAGACATTTTTAAGAAAGTTTATAGCCAACAATAATAAATTACTATCATAAAAATTGTTCACTATAAAGATCCGTCAAGTAAACTTAACGGATGCTCACAATTTTTATTTTGCACCGTTGGCTTTCAGAAAATTCACCATCTCTTCCTGTTCTTTTTCCTCCGCCATGCTTAATGCCGTTTTTCCATTAGGTGCTTTATGATTTATATCAGCTCCTGCATCTAGCAAAACCTGAGCCATTTCTAAGTTTCCTCTAATAGCTGCCCCCATCAATGCCGTATATCCCTCTTTAGTAACTGCTTCAATATCAGCTCCCGCATTTAATAAAGCCTCAACTATTACTATATGATCCTCTATAGCAGAAACTATCAATGGACAATATCCTACATTATCAGGTTTGTTAATATCAGCATTATTTTTTATTAATTCTTTTACAATATCACTGTGTCCGTCTATACATGCAGCTAATATAGGAGAAGTACCATCATCAGCTGTAATATTAACATCTGCATTATTTTTTAATAATTCCCTCACTACCTCTATTCTTCCAAACCTTGATGCATATATCAAAGCAGATCCTCCATTAGATCCTTTTTCATTTATATTTGCACCTGCTTTAATTAATTCTCGTACAATAGATGCATCCCCAATAATAGCTCCCATCATTATGGCAGTATCACCAAAATTATTCTTTTCATTTACATTAACATCTAATTTTATAAGCTCTTTAACTATATCAGTATATCCGCTG
This genomic window contains:
- a CDS encoding DUF58 domain-containing protein; this encodes MFKDSGITTQDLLKSVRQIEIKTSRIVNSYFAGQYHSAFKGQGIEFDEVRKYTIGDDVRAMDWKVSARYNEPFIKRFREERELSVVILADFSASTDFGFTKTKHNLIVELSALLSFSALKNNDKVGLLIFTDTVEKFIPLNKGKNHVLRIIRELIEFTPKSTQTNVDSALEYFNRIQKRDSITFLITDACCELPKKEIDITRKRHDFIVCLVNDRLEYHLPNLGGTLVLSDLENDDYVYFDMSNKKIREEYLNEQNRIMEERLDFLKRNSIERIILDTSSDYVNDVMKFFVKRRR
- a CDS encoding ankyrin repeat domain-containing protein; this translates as MLRKSLIIIFLLVTGILYSQESQEPPVNIPIIKAIANNDIKTLQKLIEDGADVNVKDAEGNTPLIWASILGLDKIVEELLSSGADINMGNSFGNTPIMAAVLEGNNGTIRTLISKGADLNIKNKDGWTAVMWACVNGNLSVLKMLVNARAEINVKDINGSTPLMVASDSGYTDIVKELIKLDVNVNEKNNFGDTAIMMGAIIGDASIVRELIKAGANINEKGSNGGSALIYASRFGRIEVVRELLKNNADVNITADDGTSPILAACIDGHSDIVKELIKNNADINKPDNVGYCPLIVSAIEDHIVIVEALLNAGADIEAVTKEGYTALMGAAIRGNLEMAQVLLDAGADINHKAPNGKTALSMAEEKEQEEMVNFLKANGAK